In Candidatus Binatia bacterium, one DNA window encodes the following:
- a CDS encoding MlaD family protein: protein MGNRANPVAIGVFVIGAVALAVAGLIVFGSGKFFKQSTSFVCFFTGDVNGLAVGAPVVFKGVKIGDVQDVSIRLGNETANLTPELIAKGIRIPVIIEIDNDQLSAEGARAGLDRESMKKLIDLGLRAQLIAQSFVTGLLAVQLDFHPDAPATFMLPPDGSPQEIPTIPTQLELVQSAAEELVRKIEDLEIDKLVASATSAADSVNALLQAPGLQQTIAALPATVTNVNDALRTARETMANIDRGVAPLVKNIGATADVTTATLDRARETLARLDHMVDPSAPLVVELLATLEEFRNASRSVRLLADYLERNPSALVRGRAADGASKD, encoded by the coding sequence ATGGGGAATAGAGCCAACCCGGTAGCGATCGGGGTCTTCGTCATCGGGGCGGTCGCTCTCGCGGTGGCCGGGTTGATCGTCTTCGGCTCCGGCAAGTTCTTCAAACAGAGCACCAGCTTCGTGTGTTTTTTCACCGGCGACGTCAACGGCCTCGCGGTCGGCGCACCGGTCGTCTTCAAGGGCGTGAAGATCGGCGATGTGCAGGATGTCAGCATACGTCTCGGCAACGAAACCGCCAACCTCACTCCCGAACTGATTGCGAAAGGGATTCGTATCCCGGTGATCATCGAGATCGACAACGATCAGTTGAGCGCCGAGGGTGCCCGCGCCGGACTCGATCGCGAATCGATGAAGAAGCTGATCGATCTCGGCCTGCGCGCGCAATTGATTGCGCAGAGTTTCGTGACCGGCCTGCTCGCCGTGCAGCTCGACTTCCACCCCGACGCACCGGCCACCTTCATGTTGCCGCCCGACGGCTCGCCGCAGGAGATTCCCACGATCCCGACCCAACTGGAGCTGGTACAATCGGCCGCCGAGGAGCTGGTCAGGAAGATCGAAGACCTCGAAATCGACAAGCTTGTAGCGTCGGCCACGAGCGCGGCAGACAGCGTCAACGCCCTGCTGCAAGCTCCGGGGCTGCAGCAAACGATCGCCGCGCTGCCCGCGACGGTGACCAACGTGAACGACGCGCTCCGTACCGCTCGCGAGACCATGGCCAATATCGATCGCGGCGTCGCCCCCCTCGTCAAGAACATCGGCGCCACCGCCGATGTCACGACGGCAACGCTGGATCGGGCGCGAGAGACCCTGGCGCGGCTCGACCATATGGTCGACCCCAGCGCGCCGCTGGTGGTCGAACTCCTCGCCACTCTCGAGGAATTCCGCAACGCCTCCCGTTCGGTGCGCCTGCTGGCCGACTACCTCGAACGTAATCCAAGCGCACTGGTGCGCGGGCGCGCCGCCGACGGCGCATCGAAAGACTAG
- a CDS encoding ATP-binding cassette domain-containing protein: MPQSPTASDAHIVVRDLTMAYGSFVLMRDLTFAVRRNDVFVIMGGSGCGKSTLLRHLIGLNQPAAGEIWYGSENFTAASPDRRQEMLRRFGVLYQSGALWSSMTLAENVGLPLGEYTDLTPAQIREVAALKLALVGLKGFEDFYPSQISGGMQKRAGLARAMALDPDILFFDEPSAGLDPVSSKLLDDLILELRDNLGATIVVVTHELPSIFAIATNCAYLDVETRTMTGLGPPQELLHSPNVNVRRFLTRGAANGKPEGAHGE, encoded by the coding sequence ATGCCCCAATCGCCCACCGCATCCGACGCGCATATCGTCGTGCGCGATCTGACGATGGCTTATGGGAGCTTCGTGCTCATGCGTGACCTGACTTTTGCGGTCAGGCGCAACGACGTCTTCGTCATCATGGGCGGCAGCGGCTGCGGCAAGAGCACCTTGCTGCGCCATCTGATCGGACTCAACCAGCCAGCCGCGGGCGAGATCTGGTACGGCAGCGAGAACTTCACCGCCGCCTCGCCCGACCGCCGCCAGGAAATGCTGCGCCGCTTCGGAGTTCTCTACCAGAGCGGCGCTCTGTGGAGTTCCATGACCCTCGCGGAAAACGTCGGCCTGCCCCTCGGCGAGTATACCGACCTGACGCCGGCTCAGATTCGCGAGGTTGCCGCGCTCAAGCTCGCGCTGGTCGGCCTGAAGGGTTTCGAGGACTTCTACCCGTCGCAGATCAGCGGCGGCATGCAGAAGCGCGCCGGCCTTGCCCGGGCCATGGCGCTGGATCCGGACATCCTCTTCTTCGACGAGCCTTCTGCCGGCCTCGACCCCGTCAGCTCGAAGCTCCTCGACGATCTCATTCTCGAGCTCCGCGACAACCTCGGCGCCACCATCGTTGTCGTCACCCACGAGTTGCCGAGCATCTTCGCTATCGCGACCAATTGCGCGTATCTGGACGTGGAGACCCGTACCATGACAGGACTTGGTCCGCCGCAGGAATTGCTGCATTCGCCCAACGTCAACGTGCGCCGCTTCCTCACGCGGGGCGCAGCCAACGGCAAGCCGGAGGGAGCGCATGGGGAATAG
- a CDS encoding ABC transporter permease has protein sequence MDQPELTLSRAGDATLTIRLAGPWHLQRTMPDADTVRRELASTTPKRVTFDTAQLSAWDSSLLTFLTAVSALCAEHNTTVDRDSLPSGLRRLLALAEAVPERKGARQDGARPSWLARVGLRVLNAREPVVAMLAFVGEIAQALGRLVRGKARFRMVDLALLIQQAGAQALGIITLISFLVGLILAFVGAVQLQQFGAAIYVANLVGIAMVREMGAMMTGIVMAGRTGAAYAAQLGTMKVTQEIDALSTMGISPLDFLVLPRMIALCLMMPLLCLYSDLMGILGGAAVGVTMLDLPMRVYYDQTAGAVQIGDLVGGVFKASVYGVLVAIAGCLRGMQCGNSSSAVGDAATSAVVTGIVAIVSACGVFAVVFYVLGL, from the coding sequence ATGGACCAGCCCGAGCTCACCCTGAGCCGTGCCGGCGACGCCACGCTCACCATTCGCCTGGCGGGGCCGTGGCACCTGCAGCGCACCATGCCCGACGCGGACACCGTGCGGCGCGAACTCGCTTCCACAACGCCGAAGCGGGTCACCTTCGACACCGCCCAACTCTCGGCGTGGGACAGCAGCCTGCTGACGTTCCTCACCGCCGTGAGTGCGCTTTGCGCCGAGCACAACACGACGGTCGACCGCGACAGTCTGCCGTCCGGCCTGCGCCGGCTGCTTGCGCTCGCGGAGGCCGTGCCCGAACGCAAGGGGGCGCGTCAGGACGGGGCGCGCCCGTCGTGGCTGGCACGGGTCGGCCTTCGCGTGCTCAACGCTCGCGAACCCGTCGTGGCGATGCTGGCTTTCGTGGGCGAGATCGCGCAGGCGCTCGGCCGCCTGGTTCGCGGCAAGGCCCGCTTCCGCATGGTCGATCTTGCCCTTCTGATTCAACAGGCCGGTGCGCAGGCGCTGGGCATCATCACGCTCATCAGTTTCCTCGTCGGTCTGATTCTCGCTTTCGTCGGTGCGGTGCAATTGCAGCAGTTCGGCGCCGCGATCTACGTCGCCAACCTGGTCGGCATCGCCATGGTGCGGGAAATGGGCGCGATGATGACCGGTATCGTCATGGCCGGACGCACAGGCGCGGCCTACGCCGCCCAGCTCGGCACGATGAAAGTCACCCAGGAAATCGACGCCCTCTCCACGATGGGCATCTCGCCCCTCGACTTTCTCGTCCTGCCGCGCATGATTGCGCTCTGCCTGATGATGCCGCTGCTCTGCCTCTACTCCGACCTCATGGGCATCCTGGGCGGCGCCGCCGTCGGCGTCACGATGCTCGACCTGCCGATGCGCGTCTATTACGACCAGACCGCCGGCGCGGTGCAGATCGGCGACCTGGTCGGTGGGGTCTTCAAGGCGTCGGTGTACGGCGTACTGGTCGCCATCGCCGGCTGCCTGCGCGGCATGCAGTGCGGCAACAGCTCTTCTGCAGTCGGCGATGCCGCCACCAGCGCCGTGGTCACCGGCATCGTCGCAATCGTCAGCGCCTGCGGGGTGTTTGCAGTGGTCTTCTACGTCCTCGGGTTGTGA
- a CDS encoding BON domain-containing protein — MATPKISVRVFALKALALAAAGAGCNPYVTAASVAYRTYDAATDRRTVGTQVDDSEIEAKIKAALLASPVSGTGSIKVFSRRGVVVLTGVVPPGGAAGKEAVRIARSTEQVVRVETFFVRSERSVTDDMAIEARIKAAFVGDPSLQSSQVSAVAYGGHVALIGVVDDSATARKFIDDARAVAGVVSVRSYIQVSGE; from the coding sequence ATGGCGACACCGAAGATATCGGTTCGGGTGTTCGCGTTGAAGGCACTTGCACTCGCCGCGGCTGGCGCCGGCTGCAACCCCTATGTCACCGCCGCCTCAGTCGCGTACCGGACCTACGACGCCGCCACCGATCGACGCACGGTTGGCACGCAGGTCGATGACAGCGAGATCGAGGCGAAGATCAAGGCGGCTCTCCTGGCGTCTCCGGTGTCGGGCACCGGCAGCATCAAGGTGTTCAGTCGCCGTGGCGTCGTGGTGCTCACCGGCGTGGTGCCGCCGGGAGGGGCCGCCGGCAAGGAGGCAGTACGGATCGCGAGATCCACGGAACAGGTGGTCCGCGTCGAGACGTTCTTCGTGCGATCGGAACGTTCGGTCACCGACGACATGGCGATCGAAGCCAGGATCAAGGCTGCCTTCGTGGGGGACCCGAGCCTCCAGTCGAGTCAGGTATCCGCGGTAGCTTATGGGGGCCACGTTGCGCTCATCGGTGTCGTGGACGACTCGGCGACGGCGCGGAAGTTCATCGACGACGCACGGGCGGTTGCGGGGGTCGTCTCGGTGCGCTCTTACATTCAGGTGTCCGGAGAATAG
- a CDS encoding ion channel, translating into MRDERHARPWAWLLRGTTGRDLLLGRFTGLTVVLVVIFFAAAISERSRVHVVMIDIGLSAMLGLSIWTVGPRLRVLAWALALPTFLGQWALTVTAPVAAQQAVLAMTTLFLGFVAVVVLGEVLADEAVTVDTIMGAVAVYFLLGLIFGCAYAWVAIGNPAAFSISAALQEHAGSEDRFSPLPPLMQYYSFVTLSTVGFGDITPVSPVVRSLSMIEAFTGQLYLAVLVARLVGIHGARSRSGQ; encoded by the coding sequence GTGCGCGACGAACGACACGCCCGGCCGTGGGCCTGGCTGCTGCGGGGCACCACGGGGCGCGACCTGCTCCTGGGGCGGTTTACTGGCCTGACCGTCGTTCTGGTCGTCATCTTCTTCGCCGCTGCGATTTCCGAACGCAGCCGCGTGCACGTGGTGATGATCGACATCGGGCTGTCGGCCATGCTGGGGCTCTCGATCTGGACCGTGGGACCGCGGCTGCGCGTGCTGGCGTGGGCGCTGGCTCTTCCGACGTTCCTCGGCCAGTGGGCGCTGACGGTAACGGCACCGGTGGCCGCGCAACAGGCCGTACTGGCGATGACGACGCTGTTTCTGGGTTTCGTCGCCGTGGTCGTCCTCGGCGAAGTGCTGGCGGACGAGGCCGTTACGGTCGATACGATCATGGGTGCGGTTGCCGTCTACTTCCTTCTGGGGTTGATCTTCGGCTGCGCGTACGCGTGGGTGGCGATTGGCAATCCCGCGGCGTTTTCCATTTCGGCGGCGCTGCAGGAACACGCGGGGTCCGAGGACCGCTTTTCACCGTTGCCGCCGCTGATGCAGTACTACAGCTTCGTGACCCTCTCGACGGTGGGCTTCGGCGACATCACGCCGGTCAGTCCGGTGGTGCGCTCGCTGTCGATGATCGAGGCGTTCACGGGCCAGCTCTATCTGGCGGTGCTGGTAGCGCGGCTCGTCGGGATTCACGGGGCGCGGAGCCGATCGGGCCAATGA
- the dmeF gene encoding CDF family Co(II)/Ni(II) efflux transporter DmeF — protein MHFHDVAPWAHNHNYLTAAHVRSERRTWQVIALTGAMMVVEIAAGSVFHSMALLADGWHMASHTSALGIAAFAYAFARRHVDDPRYSFGTWKVSVLGGFASAVVLAVIALLIAWEAGGRLWAPQSIGFNEAILVAVLGLGVNVASAYLLREDGAREDGAADEVDGGGHGSHDRLYSPPALRPSEPQALKPSSPQAVRTPAPHAHSHDHNLRAAYLHVLADALTSVLAIAALLGGKFAGWVWMDPAVGLIGAVIIGRWSFGLLGDTSRVLLDGDVEPTTARAVRDAIEADGQTRVADVHLWRVGPRDLSAIVSVVTHDPQIPDHYKAALARRFAFRHVTVEVNVCPSEECGPEAGGSQPRRQ, from the coding sequence ATGCACTTCCACGACGTTGCCCCGTGGGCACACAACCATAACTACCTGACCGCGGCGCACGTTCGTAGCGAGCGTCGGACGTGGCAGGTGATTGCCCTGACCGGGGCGATGATGGTCGTGGAAATTGCCGCCGGGTCGGTTTTTCACTCGATGGCGTTGCTCGCCGATGGCTGGCACATGGCAAGCCATACCTCGGCGCTCGGCATCGCTGCGTTTGCCTACGCATTCGCGCGGCGCCACGTCGACGACCCGCGTTATTCGTTCGGCACCTGGAAGGTGAGCGTCCTCGGCGGGTTCGCCAGCGCCGTTGTTCTCGCGGTGATCGCCCTGCTGATCGCATGGGAAGCCGGCGGGCGTCTGTGGGCGCCGCAAAGCATCGGCTTCAACGAGGCGATTCTTGTGGCGGTGCTCGGCCTCGGGGTGAATGTCGCCTCGGCGTATCTATTGAGGGAAGACGGCGCGAGGGAAGATGGCGCAGCGGATGAGGTGGACGGCGGTGGCCACGGCAGCCACGACCGGCTGTACTCGCCCCCAGCTCTCAGACCCTCAGAACCTCAAGCCCTCAAGCCCTCAAGCCCTCAAGCCGTCCGGACCCCAGCCCCCCACGCCCATTCCCACGACCACAACCTGCGTGCCGCCTATCTGCATGTTCTTGCCGACGCGCTCACTTCCGTGTTGGCTATCGCGGCGCTCCTGGGCGGCAAGTTCGCCGGCTGGGTATGGATGGACCCGGCTGTAGGTTTGATTGGCGCGGTCATCATCGGCCGCTGGTCGTTCGGCCTGTTGGGCGATACGTCACGGGTGCTGCTGGATGGCGACGTCGAACCGACCACGGCGCGCGCGGTGCGCGATGCCATCGAGGCCGACGGTCAGACCCGCGTCGCCGACGTGCACCTGTGGCGAGTCGGCCCGCGCGACCTGTCGGCCATCGTGTCCGTCGTAACGCACGATCCGCAGATTCCGGATCACTACAAGGCCGCCCTCGCGCGACGTTTCGCGTTCCGCCACGTGACGGTAGAGGTCAATGTCTGCCCGAGCGAGGAGTGCGGCCCAGAGGCGGGTGGATCTCAACCGCGCCGGCAGTAA
- a CDS encoding lipid-binding SYLF domain-containing protein, protein MRTRIAVLGFVLLFGAIAIPSRTAGAASASAIDTEVTAALKILYASDPAAKTLGQKAKAILVFPSVWKAGFMIGGQGGNGALRKGNKTIGYYNTAAVSYGFQAGAQQFGYALFFMTESALDHLDQSGGWEIGTGPSVVVVDAGMAKSLTTTSIQHDIYAFIFNQKGLMGGVGIQGSKITRIRPGK, encoded by the coding sequence ATGCGAACCAGAATTGCGGTGCTTGGGTTTGTCCTTCTGTTCGGCGCGATCGCGATACCGTCCCGCACCGCCGGCGCAGCCAGCGCGTCGGCCATCGACACCGAGGTGACGGCCGCTCTGAAGATCTTGTACGCCAGCGATCCCGCCGCGAAAACGCTCGGTCAGAAGGCGAAGGCCATTCTCGTCTTCCCGAGTGTGTGGAAAGCGGGCTTCATGATCGGTGGCCAGGGCGGCAACGGCGCGCTCCGCAAGGGCAACAAGACCATCGGCTACTATAACACGGCCGCGGTCTCGTACGGCTTCCAGGCGGGAGCCCAACAATTCGGGTACGCGCTATTCTTCATGACCGAGTCCGCGCTCGACCACCTCGACCAGAGTGGCGGCTGGGAGATCGGCACCGGCCCCAGCGTCGTCGTCGTCGACGCCGGCATGGCGAAGTCGCTGACGACAACGTCGATCCAGCACGATATCTACGCCTTCATCTTCAACCAGAAGGGTCTGATGGGCGGCGTCGGCATCCAGGGGTCGAAGATCACGCGGATCCGCCCCGGCAAGTGA
- a CDS encoding patatin-like phospholipase family protein: MRRTPLTRTLLAALRSSCLTLLVCLAGSPIGCGTYRPVNHPLTRWDPTYGYRPTRVQAERPMGDVLLILAFSGGGTRAAALSYGVLQELRDTQIAVDGKPRRLLDEVDLITAVSGGSFTAAYYALRGDRVFVDFEERFLRRNIQRTLILDLLRPKSWFLLASSAFDRSELAIERYDREIVEGATFADIEAARGPLVHINATDLTTGSAFTFVQPQFDQICSDLSSFPVARAVAASSAVPGIFSPIPLRNYAGQCGYQPPRWVAAAIANREASVRRYTIARTAARYADPAFEYLHLLDGGIADNLGLRGPINTVLLTGGLRRRFEYLGAARPRRIAMIVVNAEVHPTPKFARSPASPSMGQVLGAISDVQIYSYNFETLELARDSLERWVRELSPDGAEKPVRLSFVEVAFHQILDPADAAYLNELPTTFALSDEQVDRLIAAGRILLRQSPAFQDLLADLGARSAP, translated from the coding sequence ATGCGACGGACGCCGCTGACGCGGACCCTGTTGGCGGCACTCCGGAGTTCCTGCCTGACCCTGCTGGTGTGTCTGGCCGGCAGCCCGATCGGCTGTGGCACCTACCGTCCGGTCAATCACCCGTTGACACGTTGGGATCCGACCTACGGATATCGGCCGACGCGGGTGCAGGCGGAGCGTCCGATGGGCGATGTGCTACTGATCCTGGCCTTCTCGGGCGGCGGGACGCGCGCCGCGGCCCTCTCGTACGGCGTGCTGCAAGAGTTGCGGGACACGCAGATTGCAGTGGATGGGAAGCCACGGCGGCTCCTGGACGAGGTTGACCTCATCACGGCCGTCTCCGGCGGCAGCTTCACCGCGGCGTACTACGCATTGCGCGGCGACCGGGTGTTCGTCGACTTCGAGGAGCGTTTCCTGCGCCGCAACATCCAGCGCACGCTCATTCTCGATTTGCTCCGCCCCAAGAGCTGGTTTCTGCTCGCGAGCTCCGCGTTCGACCGCAGCGAGCTGGCGATCGAGCGCTATGATCGCGAGATTGTCGAAGGGGCGACCTTTGCCGATATCGAGGCCGCCCGCGGCCCGCTGGTACACATCAACGCCACCGACCTGACGACGGGTAGTGCCTTCACCTTCGTCCAGCCCCAGTTCGACCAGATCTGCTCGGATCTGTCGTCGTTCCCGGTCGCGCGCGCCGTCGCCGCTTCGTCGGCCGTTCCGGGCATCTTTTCCCCAATCCCGCTGCGGAACTATGCGGGGCAGTGCGGCTACCAACCGCCGCGTTGGGTCGCCGCGGCCATCGCCAATCGCGAGGCCTCCGTGCGTCGGTACACCATCGCTCGCACCGCGGCGCGTTACGCCGACCCGGCGTTCGAATACCTGCATCTCCTCGACGGTGGCATCGCCGACAATCTCGGGCTGCGCGGGCCGATCAACACCGTTCTCCTCACTGGCGGGCTGCGCCGGCGATTCGAGTATCTCGGCGCGGCGCGCCCCCGGCGGATCGCGATGATCGTCGTGAACGCAGAAGTGCATCCGACGCCGAAGTTCGCCCGTTCGCCGGCCTCGCCCTCGATGGGGCAGGTGCTGGGCGCGATCAGCGATGTGCAGATCTACAGCTACAATTTCGAGACCCTGGAGCTGGCACGCGACAGCCTGGAGCGCTGGGTTCGCGAGCTGTCCCCCGACGGCGCCGAAAAGCCCGTGCGGCTTTCCTTCGTCGAAGTGGCCTTTCACCAGATCCTTGATCCCGCCGATGCCGCCTACCTCAACGAGCTCCCGACCACGTTCGCCCTGTCCGACGAGCAGGTGGACCGGCTGATCGCGGCCGGCCGCATCCTGCTGCGGCAGTCGCCCGCGTTTCAAGATCTCCTCGCCGACCTCGGAGCCCGTTCAGCGCCGTGA
- a CDS encoding transposase, translating into MLAPMPVPRSRQVSLDATPYYHCISRCVRRAFLCGADPLTGTSFDHRRGWIVERLRELTTIFAIDVCAYGLMSNHFHVVLRVDRGRANAWSDAEVAARYGCLFPRTVRQAEHFNESARSAALARWRCRLADLSWFMRCLNEWIARRANAEDRCTGRFWEGRFRSQALLDTGALLTCMAYVDLNPVRARVAVTIEGCDWTSIQARVAAGRQATTVPPGLVPFADQPTGGVEPVPMGFTDYVEVLRWTVTALTAATGQAAAEPASMAATLARAGLAPPRFVQGVSTFARTFFTMVGHVHLIDLESRRRGYRRRPGIGAARRLYGARVA; encoded by the coding sequence ATGCTCGCGCCCATGCCCGTGCCCCGCTCCCGTCAGGTGAGTCTCGACGCCACCCCCTACTACCACTGCATCAGCCGCTGCGTCCGCCGTGCGTTCCTGTGTGGCGCGGACCCGCTCACCGGCACAAGCTTCGATCACCGCCGCGGATGGATCGTCGAGCGGCTGCGCGAGCTCACCACCATCTTCGCCATCGACGTCTGTGCCTACGGGCTCATGAGTAACCACTTCCATGTCGTGCTTCGGGTCGACCGCGGACGGGCGAACGCCTGGAGCGACGCCGAGGTCGCAGCGCGCTATGGCTGCCTGTTTCCACGTACCGTCCGGCAGGCGGAGCACTTCAACGAGTCGGCCCGGAGCGCCGCCCTGGCGCGCTGGCGGTGCCGCCTGGCGGACCTCAGCTGGTTCATGCGCTGTCTCAACGAGTGGATCGCCCGCCGGGCCAATGCCGAGGATCGATGCACCGGGCGGTTCTGGGAGGGGCGGTTCCGCTCGCAGGCACTACTCGATACGGGAGCGCTGCTGACCTGTATGGCCTACGTCGACCTCAACCCGGTGCGAGCCCGGGTGGCGGTCACCATCGAGGGCTGCGACTGGACGTCGATTCAGGCGCGGGTGGCGGCGGGCCGGCAGGCGACGACGGTCCCGCCCGGGCTGGTCCCGTTCGCCGACCAGCCCACGGGCGGCGTCGAGCCTGTGCCCATGGGGTTTACCGACTATGTCGAGGTGCTGCGCTGGACTGTGACGGCACTGACGGCAGCCACCGGGCAGGCGGCGGCGGAGCCCGCCAGCATGGCGGCGACACTCGCACGCGCGGGTCTGGCCCCGCCCCGATTCGTGCAGGGCGTATCCACGTTTGCCCGGACGTTTTTCACCATGGTCGGGCACGTGCACCTGATCGACCTCGAAAGCCGGCGGCGCGGCTATCGGCGGCGGCCGGGGATCGGAGCCGCGCGGCGCCTCTACGGAGCCCGCGTCGCGTAG
- a CDS encoding antitoxin family protein encodes MRTTVDAVYENGKLVLPTPLSLPERSHVRVTIESGDTEREAWLQLSEKVLTKVWDNEADDVFNELLSK; translated from the coding sequence ATGCGGACTACCGTTGATGCCGTCTACGAGAACGGAAAGCTTGTGCTCCCCACGCCGCTGTCGTTGCCGGAACGATCGCACGTGCGCGTGACGATCGAGTCCGGTGACACGGAGCGCGAAGCATGGTTGCAGCTTTCCGAGAAGGTCTTGACGAAAGTGTGGGACAACGAAGCCGACGACGTCTTCAATGAGCTGCTCTCGAAATGA
- a CDS encoding HEPN domain-containing protein, whose translation MTDRSGDWLAQARRDLEQAEDSRQAARHEWACFAAQQAAEKAVKALHLSRDQEAWGHVVAKLLHELPTDIAPPTDLIDKAHVLDGFYIPARYPNGHPEGAPGDNYGALQSAQAIEYAREIVAFVDSHMAQPCRG comes from the coding sequence ATGACCGACCGCAGTGGCGACTGGCTGGCGCAGGCGCGGCGCGACCTTGAACAGGCGGAGGATTCGCGCCAGGCGGCGCGCCACGAATGGGCCTGCTTCGCGGCGCAACAGGCCGCCGAGAAGGCCGTCAAAGCTCTGCACCTCAGCCGCGACCAGGAGGCGTGGGGACACGTCGTCGCGAAGCTCCTGCACGAACTGCCGACCGATATCGCGCCGCCGACCGACCTGATCGACAAGGCCCATGTGCTGGACGGGTTCTACATTCCCGCGCGCTACCCCAACGGCCATCCGGAAGGGGCGCCGGGCGACAACTACGGCGCCCTGCAGAGCGCCCAGGCGATCGAATATGCCCGTGAGATCGTTGCGTTCGTCGATTCTCACATGGCCCAACCGTGCCGCGGTTGA
- a CDS encoding nucleotidyltransferase domain-containing protein, translating into MRDWAAAAAAAHPETVRIGCFGSYARGDAGVGSDVDLIVIVDHTGEPFASRARHWDATMLPVPADVLVYTSAEWEAIRSRRFGATVGREVVWVYERRSG; encoded by the coding sequence GTGCGGGACTGGGCCGCCGCGGCCGCGGCGGCGCACCCGGAAACCGTCCGCATTGGCTGCTTCGGCTCCTACGCCCGCGGCGACGCCGGTGTCGGTAGCGACGTCGACCTCATCGTCATCGTCGACCATACCGGTGAGCCGTTCGCATCCCGCGCTCGCCACTGGGACGCTACGATGCTCCCCGTGCCCGCCGACGTGCTCGTGTACACGAGCGCGGAATGGGAGGCGATCCGCTCCCGCCGGTTCGGGGCCACCGTCGGCCGGGAGGTGGTCTGGGTCTACGAACGCCGCAGCGGGTGA
- a CDS encoding DUF3368 domain-containing protein, which produces MSAAPNEHQAGTADGFRERNYMPANRPPDLARGGVLDVAAGLGFEIVCPPQVRAELDTGAQTGPAPIRPTWLLVVNLGRPLDPVARATMDDAEAAVIQLALEQGIPRVCVDETKARQAALVAGLSVTGSLGLLLLAKERGLLPRLRPVIEHIVGAGTWYHPQLIERILLAGGE; this is translated from the coding sequence ATGAGCGCGGCGCCCAACGAACACCAGGCCGGCACCGCAGACGGCTTCCGTGAGCGGAACTACATGCCAGCCAACCGGCCACCAGACCTTGCCCGCGGCGGCGTGCTCGACGTCGCCGCGGGGCTGGGCTTCGAAATCGTCTGTCCGCCGCAGGTGCGCGCCGAGTTGGACACAGGGGCGCAGACCGGCCCGGCACCGATTCGGCCAACCTGGCTGCTGGTCGTCAACCTCGGCCGTCCCCTCGACCCGGTCGCACGCGCGACCATGGACGACGCGGAAGCAGCCGTCATCCAGCTGGCCCTCGAGCAGGGCATCCCCCGCGTCTGCGTCGACGAAACCAAGGCCCGCCAGGCCGCCTTGGTCGCGGGTCTCTCCGTCACCGGAAGCCTGGGCCTGTTGCTGCTGGCAAAGGAGCGCGGCCTGCTCCCCCGGCTCCGCCCAGTGATCGAGCACATCGTCGGCGCCGGCACGTGGTATCACCCCCAGTTGATCGAGCGCATTCTGCTCGCCGGCGGCGAGTAA